From the genome of Trichoplusia ni isolate ovarian cell line Hi5 chromosome 26, tn1, whole genome shotgun sequence, one region includes:
- the LOC113505491 gene encoding dynamin-like 120 kDa protein, mitochondrial isoform X3: MSRILHNRIRSSFKKSQWPIVDKRAVAFSIWTGRSVLLHKPIDPSHIHRRKYGMLVARAVRGVLKIRYLLLGGAVGGGMTLNKKYTEWKDGLPDMGWLNELLPDNEQWDRFTTTLIDAKERIGDQLQIGVPLTLSVHIDPRLREAGLARAAELRGWLSQRYEDAVAAAAANNAANIDEPQKIVNNLQSRPAPSLARGPNEDTTAYEKRVHALQEEVLALQARYQRELQRLEQENRELRQQNMLLRQGRQPSTRKMKRSLIDMYSAVLDELSGWEAGDTDRLPRVVVVGDQSAGKTSVLEMIAQARIFPRGAGEMCTRAPVKVTLSEGPYHVAQFRDSAREFDLNKESDLADLRKEVELRMRNSVRGGRTVSTDVISMSVKGPGLHRMVLVDLPGVISTQTVDMAADTRDAIKQMTKNYMDNPNAIILCIQDGSVDAERSNVTDLVSSCDPGGKRTIFVLTKVDLAEENLANPNRIRRILEGKLFPMKALGYYAVVTGRSRKDDSIQSIREYEERFFRSSKLFKDGLVTPSQVTTRNLSLAVADCFWRMVRASVEQQADAFKAMRFNLETEWKNTFPRQRELDRDELFERARAELLDQSAELSAVAAPAWELRLQAALWAAAAERVFASIYLPAAANAQQDVDKFNTAVDIKLREWAESELPLASIRAGREALREEFSELMRRGHDSDPVYEPVKREAVDEALRRHQWEDRAQDVLRVLQLNALQDRSVSSRQEWDAAVTLMDAAIKERLDITHHELKELTGPGFKERWLYWQTSSEEQARRGEVRAELERLGVARPALAYDEVVAVRDNLRRRGIEVDNDYIRETWKPVYLKNFLQRAQTRARDCRKSFYLYSQQNGNGKECCEVVMFWRVQQTLRTTANALRQQIGNREAARLDRELREVLDEMAADPELKKKLLSGRRVELAEELKRVRQVQERLEEFIEALNKEK, encoded by the exons ATGTCGAGAATACTGCACAATCGCATAAG ATCatcatttaaaaagtcacaatgGCCAATTGTAGACAAAAGGGCAGTTGCATTTTCCATTTGGACAGGCCGCAGTGTGCTGCTCCACAAACCTATAGACCCCAGTCATATACATCGGAGAAAGTATGGTATGCTGGTGGCCAGGGCTGTGCGAGGGGTGCTGAAGATCAGGTACCTCCTGCTTGGTGGAGCCGTGGGAGGCGGCATGACATTAAATAAG AAATACACAGAATGGAAGGATGGCTTACCGGACATGGGCTGGTTGAATGAACTGCTGCCTGACAATGAACAGTGGGACCGATTCACTACCACACTCATTGACGCCAAGGAGAGGATTGGAGACCAGCTGCAAATCG GTGTCCCACTGACGCTGTCGGTGCACATAGATCCGCGGCTGCGCGAGGCGGGGCTGGCGCGCGCGGCCGAGCTGCGCGGCTGGCTGAGCCAGCGCTACGAGGACGCtgtggccgccgccgccgctaaTAACGCCGCCAATATCG ACGAGCCTCAGAAGATAGTGAACAACCTCCAGAGCCGGCCAGCGCCATCTCTCGCCAGGGGACCGAACGAGGATACTACTGCTTATG AAAAGCGTGTCCACGCATTACAAGAGGAAGTTCTAGCGCTTCAGGCTCGCTACCAGCGCGAGCTGCAGCGCCTGGAGCAGGAGAACAGAGAGCTGCGACAGCAGAACATGCTGCTGCGGCAGGGCCGGCAGCCTTCCACCAGGAAAATGAAG CGCTCCCTGATCGACATGTACTCGGCGGTGCTGGACGAGCTGTCGGGCTGGGAGGCGGGCGACACGGACCGCCTGCCGCGCGTCGTGGTGGTGGGCGACCAGTCCGCCGGCAAGACCTCCGTGCTCGAGATGATCGCGCAGGCGCGCATCTTCCCGCGCGGCGCCGGCGAGATGTGCAccag GGCTCCTGTGAAGGTGACCCTATCCGAGGGTCCGTACCATGTGGCCCAGTTCAGGGACTCCGCGCGGGAGTTTGATCTCAATAAGGAATCCGATTTGGCTGATCTCAGGAA GGAGGTGGAGTTGCGCATGCGCAACAGTGTGCGCGGCGGTCGTACAGTGTCCACTGACGTCATCAGCATGTCTGTGAAGGGCCCCGGCCTGCATCGTATGGTGCTAGTCGACCTGCCCGGAGTTATATCG ACTCAAACAGTGGACATGGCGGCGGACACTCGCGACGCTATCAAGCAAATGACTAAGAATTACATGGACAACCCCAACGCCATCATACTCTGTATACAG GATGGCTCAGTGGACGCGGAGCGTAGCAACGTGACGGACCTGGTGTCGTCGTGTGACCCGGGCGGCAAGCGGACCATCTTCGTGCTCACCAAGGTCGACCTGGCTGAGGAGAACCTCGCCAACCCCAACAGA ATCCGGCGCATCCTGGAAGGCAAGTTGTTCCCTATGAAGGCGCTGGGCTACTACGCGGTGGTGACGGGCCGCTCGCGCAAGGACGACTCCATACAGAGCATCCGCGAGTACGAGGAGAGGTTTTTCAGGTCTTCCAAACTCTTCAA GGACGGGCTAGTGACGCCGTCGCAGGTGACGACCCGCAACCTGTCCCTGGCGGTGGCGGACTGCTTCTGGCGCATGGTGCGGGCCTCCGTGGAGCAGCAGGCAGACGCCTTCAAGGCCATGAGGTTCAACCTCGAGACCGAGTGGAAGAATACCTTCCCCAG ACAGCGCGAGCTGGACCGCGACGAGCTGTTCGAGCGCGCGCGCGCGGAGCTGCTGGACCAGTCGGCCGAGCTGTCGGCCGTGGCGGCGCCCGCCTGGGAGCTGCGCCTGCAGGCCGCGCTGtgggccgccgccgccgagcgCGTGTTCGCCAGCATCTACCTGCCCGCCGCCGCCAACGCGCAGCAGGACGTCG ACAAGTTCAACACGGCGGTGGACATCAAGCTCCGCGAGTGGGCCGAGTCGGAGCTCCCGCTGGCGTCCATCCGCGCGGGGCGGGAGGCGCTGCGCGAGGAGTTCTCCGAGCTCATGCGGCGCGGACACGACTCCGACCCCGTGTACGAGCCCGTCAAGCGGGAGGCCGTGGACGAGGCCCTGCGCAGGCATCAGTGGGAGGACCGCGCGCAGGAT GTCCTGCGAGTCCTGCAACTGAACGCGCTGCAGGACCGCAGCGTGTCGTCCCGCCAGGAGTGGGACGCCGCCGTCACGCTCATGGACGCCGCTATCAAGGAGCGGCTGGACATCACGCATCACGAGCTCAAGGAACTTACTG GTCCTGGCTTCAAAGAGCGCTGGCTGTACTGGCAGACCAGCTCTGAGGAGCAGGCGCGGCGCGGCGAGGTCCGCGCGGAGCTGGAGCGGCTCGGGGTCGCGCGCCCCGCGCTGGCGTACGACGAGGTCGTGGCCGTCAGGGACAACCTGCGCAGGCGGGGGATCGAGGTCGACAACGACTATATACGGGAGACCTGGAAACCTGTGTATCTCAA AAACTTCCTTCAGCGCGCACAAACCCGAGCTCGGGACTGCCGGAAGAGTTTCTACCTGTATAGTCAACAAAATGGAAATGGG
- the LOC113505491 gene encoding dynamin-like 120 kDa protein, mitochondrial isoform X1, giving the protein MSRILHNRIRSSFKKSQWPIVDKRAVAFSIWTGRSVLLHKPIDPSHIHRRKYGMLVARAVRGVLKIRYLLLGGAVGGGMTLNKKYTEWKDGLPDMGWLNELLPDNEQWDRFTTTLIDAKERIGDQLQIGVPLTLSVHIDPRLREAGLARAAELRGWLSQRYEDAVAAAAANNAANIVLMNATDEPQKIVNNLQSRPAPSLARGPNEDTTAYEKRVHALQEEVLALQARYQRELQRLEQENRELRQQNMLLRQGRQPSTRKMKRSLIDMYSAVLDELSGWEAGDTDRLPRVVVVGDQSAGKTSVLEMIAQARIFPRGAGEMCTRAPVKVTLSEGPYHVAQFRDSAREFDLNKESDLADLRKEVELRMRNSVRGGRTVSTDVISMSVKGPGLHRMVLVDLPGVISTQTVDMAADTRDAIKQMTKNYMDNPNAIILCIQDGSVDAERSNVTDLVSSCDPGGKRTIFVLTKVDLAEENLANPNRIRRILEGKLFPMKALGYYAVVTGRSRKDDSIQSIREYEERFFRSSKLFKDGLVTPSQVTTRNLSLAVADCFWRMVRASVEQQADAFKAMRFNLETEWKNTFPRQRELDRDELFERARAELLDQSAELSAVAAPAWELRLQAALWAAAAERVFASIYLPAAANAQQDVDKFNTAVDIKLREWAESELPLASIRAGREALREEFSELMRRGHDSDPVYEPVKREAVDEALRRHQWEDRAQDVLRVLQLNALQDRSVSSRQEWDAAVTLMDAAIKERLDITHHELKELTGPGFKERWLYWQTSSEEQARRGEVRAELERLGVARPALAYDEVVAVRDNLRRRGIEVDNDYIRETWKPVYLKNFLQRAQTRARDCRKSFYLYSQQNGNGKECCEVVMFWRVQQTLRTTANALRQQIGNREAARLDRELREVLDEMAADPELKKKLLSGRRVELAEELKRVRQVQERLEEFIEALNKEK; this is encoded by the exons ATGTCGAGAATACTGCACAATCGCATAAG ATCatcatttaaaaagtcacaatgGCCAATTGTAGACAAAAGGGCAGTTGCATTTTCCATTTGGACAGGCCGCAGTGTGCTGCTCCACAAACCTATAGACCCCAGTCATATACATCGGAGAAAGTATGGTATGCTGGTGGCCAGGGCTGTGCGAGGGGTGCTGAAGATCAGGTACCTCCTGCTTGGTGGAGCCGTGGGAGGCGGCATGACATTAAATAAG AAATACACAGAATGGAAGGATGGCTTACCGGACATGGGCTGGTTGAATGAACTGCTGCCTGACAATGAACAGTGGGACCGATTCACTACCACACTCATTGACGCCAAGGAGAGGATTGGAGACCAGCTGCAAATCG GTGTCCCACTGACGCTGTCGGTGCACATAGATCCGCGGCTGCGCGAGGCGGGGCTGGCGCGCGCGGCCGAGCTGCGCGGCTGGCTGAGCCAGCGCTACGAGGACGCtgtggccgccgccgccgctaaTAACGCCGCCAATATCG TTCTGATGAATGCCACAGACGAGCCTCAGAAGATAGTGAACAACCTCCAGAGCCGGCCAGCGCCATCTCTCGCCAGGGGACCGAACGAGGATACTACTGCTTATG AAAAGCGTGTCCACGCATTACAAGAGGAAGTTCTAGCGCTTCAGGCTCGCTACCAGCGCGAGCTGCAGCGCCTGGAGCAGGAGAACAGAGAGCTGCGACAGCAGAACATGCTGCTGCGGCAGGGCCGGCAGCCTTCCACCAGGAAAATGAAG CGCTCCCTGATCGACATGTACTCGGCGGTGCTGGACGAGCTGTCGGGCTGGGAGGCGGGCGACACGGACCGCCTGCCGCGCGTCGTGGTGGTGGGCGACCAGTCCGCCGGCAAGACCTCCGTGCTCGAGATGATCGCGCAGGCGCGCATCTTCCCGCGCGGCGCCGGCGAGATGTGCAccag GGCTCCTGTGAAGGTGACCCTATCCGAGGGTCCGTACCATGTGGCCCAGTTCAGGGACTCCGCGCGGGAGTTTGATCTCAATAAGGAATCCGATTTGGCTGATCTCAGGAA GGAGGTGGAGTTGCGCATGCGCAACAGTGTGCGCGGCGGTCGTACAGTGTCCACTGACGTCATCAGCATGTCTGTGAAGGGCCCCGGCCTGCATCGTATGGTGCTAGTCGACCTGCCCGGAGTTATATCG ACTCAAACAGTGGACATGGCGGCGGACACTCGCGACGCTATCAAGCAAATGACTAAGAATTACATGGACAACCCCAACGCCATCATACTCTGTATACAG GATGGCTCAGTGGACGCGGAGCGTAGCAACGTGACGGACCTGGTGTCGTCGTGTGACCCGGGCGGCAAGCGGACCATCTTCGTGCTCACCAAGGTCGACCTGGCTGAGGAGAACCTCGCCAACCCCAACAGA ATCCGGCGCATCCTGGAAGGCAAGTTGTTCCCTATGAAGGCGCTGGGCTACTACGCGGTGGTGACGGGCCGCTCGCGCAAGGACGACTCCATACAGAGCATCCGCGAGTACGAGGAGAGGTTTTTCAGGTCTTCCAAACTCTTCAA GGACGGGCTAGTGACGCCGTCGCAGGTGACGACCCGCAACCTGTCCCTGGCGGTGGCGGACTGCTTCTGGCGCATGGTGCGGGCCTCCGTGGAGCAGCAGGCAGACGCCTTCAAGGCCATGAGGTTCAACCTCGAGACCGAGTGGAAGAATACCTTCCCCAG ACAGCGCGAGCTGGACCGCGACGAGCTGTTCGAGCGCGCGCGCGCGGAGCTGCTGGACCAGTCGGCCGAGCTGTCGGCCGTGGCGGCGCCCGCCTGGGAGCTGCGCCTGCAGGCCGCGCTGtgggccgccgccgccgagcgCGTGTTCGCCAGCATCTACCTGCCCGCCGCCGCCAACGCGCAGCAGGACGTCG ACAAGTTCAACACGGCGGTGGACATCAAGCTCCGCGAGTGGGCCGAGTCGGAGCTCCCGCTGGCGTCCATCCGCGCGGGGCGGGAGGCGCTGCGCGAGGAGTTCTCCGAGCTCATGCGGCGCGGACACGACTCCGACCCCGTGTACGAGCCCGTCAAGCGGGAGGCCGTGGACGAGGCCCTGCGCAGGCATCAGTGGGAGGACCGCGCGCAGGAT GTCCTGCGAGTCCTGCAACTGAACGCGCTGCAGGACCGCAGCGTGTCGTCCCGCCAGGAGTGGGACGCCGCCGTCACGCTCATGGACGCCGCTATCAAGGAGCGGCTGGACATCACGCATCACGAGCTCAAGGAACTTACTG GTCCTGGCTTCAAAGAGCGCTGGCTGTACTGGCAGACCAGCTCTGAGGAGCAGGCGCGGCGCGGCGAGGTCCGCGCGGAGCTGGAGCGGCTCGGGGTCGCGCGCCCCGCGCTGGCGTACGACGAGGTCGTGGCCGTCAGGGACAACCTGCGCAGGCGGGGGATCGAGGTCGACAACGACTATATACGGGAGACCTGGAAACCTGTGTATCTCAA AAACTTCCTTCAGCGCGCACAAACCCGAGCTCGGGACTGCCGGAAGAGTTTCTACCTGTATAGTCAACAAAATGGAAATGGG
- the LOC113505491 gene encoding dynamin-like 120 kDa protein, mitochondrial isoform X5, whose amino-acid sequence MSRILHNRIRSSFKKSQWPIVDKRAVAFSIWTGRSVLLHKPIDPSHIHRRKYGMLVARAVRGVLKIRYLLLGGAVGGGMTLNKKYTEWKDGLPDMGWLNELLPDNEQWDRFTTTLIDAKERIGDQLQIDEPQKIVNNLQSRPAPSLARGPNEDTTAYEKRVHALQEEVLALQARYQRELQRLEQENRELRQQNMLLRQGRQPSTRKMKRSLIDMYSAVLDELSGWEAGDTDRLPRVVVVGDQSAGKTSVLEMIAQARIFPRGAGEMCTRAPVKVTLSEGPYHVAQFRDSAREFDLNKESDLADLRKEVELRMRNSVRGGRTVSTDVISMSVKGPGLHRMVLVDLPGVISTQTVDMAADTRDAIKQMTKNYMDNPNAIILCIQDGSVDAERSNVTDLVSSCDPGGKRTIFVLTKVDLAEENLANPNRIRRILEGKLFPMKALGYYAVVTGRSRKDDSIQSIREYEERFFRSSKLFKDGLVTPSQVTTRNLSLAVADCFWRMVRASVEQQADAFKAMRFNLETEWKNTFPRQRELDRDELFERARAELLDQSAELSAVAAPAWELRLQAALWAAAAERVFASIYLPAAANAQQDVDKFNTAVDIKLREWAESELPLASIRAGREALREEFSELMRRGHDSDPVYEPVKREAVDEALRRHQWEDRAQDVLRVLQLNALQDRSVSSRQEWDAAVTLMDAAIKERLDITHHELKELTGPGFKERWLYWQTSSEEQARRGEVRAELERLGVARPALAYDEVVAVRDNLRRRGIEVDNDYIRETWKPVYLKNFLQRAQTRARDCRKSFYLYSQQNGNGKECCEVVMFWRVQQTLRTTANALRQQIGNREAARLDRELREVLDEMAADPELKKKLLSGRRVELAEELKRVRQVQERLEEFIEALNKEK is encoded by the exons ATGTCGAGAATACTGCACAATCGCATAAG ATCatcatttaaaaagtcacaatgGCCAATTGTAGACAAAAGGGCAGTTGCATTTTCCATTTGGACAGGCCGCAGTGTGCTGCTCCACAAACCTATAGACCCCAGTCATATACATCGGAGAAAGTATGGTATGCTGGTGGCCAGGGCTGTGCGAGGGGTGCTGAAGATCAGGTACCTCCTGCTTGGTGGAGCCGTGGGAGGCGGCATGACATTAAATAAG AAATACACAGAATGGAAGGATGGCTTACCGGACATGGGCTGGTTGAATGAACTGCTGCCTGACAATGAACAGTGGGACCGATTCACTACCACACTCATTGACGCCAAGGAGAGGATTGGAGACCAGCTGCAAATCG ACGAGCCTCAGAAGATAGTGAACAACCTCCAGAGCCGGCCAGCGCCATCTCTCGCCAGGGGACCGAACGAGGATACTACTGCTTATG AAAAGCGTGTCCACGCATTACAAGAGGAAGTTCTAGCGCTTCAGGCTCGCTACCAGCGCGAGCTGCAGCGCCTGGAGCAGGAGAACAGAGAGCTGCGACAGCAGAACATGCTGCTGCGGCAGGGCCGGCAGCCTTCCACCAGGAAAATGAAG CGCTCCCTGATCGACATGTACTCGGCGGTGCTGGACGAGCTGTCGGGCTGGGAGGCGGGCGACACGGACCGCCTGCCGCGCGTCGTGGTGGTGGGCGACCAGTCCGCCGGCAAGACCTCCGTGCTCGAGATGATCGCGCAGGCGCGCATCTTCCCGCGCGGCGCCGGCGAGATGTGCAccag GGCTCCTGTGAAGGTGACCCTATCCGAGGGTCCGTACCATGTGGCCCAGTTCAGGGACTCCGCGCGGGAGTTTGATCTCAATAAGGAATCCGATTTGGCTGATCTCAGGAA GGAGGTGGAGTTGCGCATGCGCAACAGTGTGCGCGGCGGTCGTACAGTGTCCACTGACGTCATCAGCATGTCTGTGAAGGGCCCCGGCCTGCATCGTATGGTGCTAGTCGACCTGCCCGGAGTTATATCG ACTCAAACAGTGGACATGGCGGCGGACACTCGCGACGCTATCAAGCAAATGACTAAGAATTACATGGACAACCCCAACGCCATCATACTCTGTATACAG GATGGCTCAGTGGACGCGGAGCGTAGCAACGTGACGGACCTGGTGTCGTCGTGTGACCCGGGCGGCAAGCGGACCATCTTCGTGCTCACCAAGGTCGACCTGGCTGAGGAGAACCTCGCCAACCCCAACAGA ATCCGGCGCATCCTGGAAGGCAAGTTGTTCCCTATGAAGGCGCTGGGCTACTACGCGGTGGTGACGGGCCGCTCGCGCAAGGACGACTCCATACAGAGCATCCGCGAGTACGAGGAGAGGTTTTTCAGGTCTTCCAAACTCTTCAA GGACGGGCTAGTGACGCCGTCGCAGGTGACGACCCGCAACCTGTCCCTGGCGGTGGCGGACTGCTTCTGGCGCATGGTGCGGGCCTCCGTGGAGCAGCAGGCAGACGCCTTCAAGGCCATGAGGTTCAACCTCGAGACCGAGTGGAAGAATACCTTCCCCAG ACAGCGCGAGCTGGACCGCGACGAGCTGTTCGAGCGCGCGCGCGCGGAGCTGCTGGACCAGTCGGCCGAGCTGTCGGCCGTGGCGGCGCCCGCCTGGGAGCTGCGCCTGCAGGCCGCGCTGtgggccgccgccgccgagcgCGTGTTCGCCAGCATCTACCTGCCCGCCGCCGCCAACGCGCAGCAGGACGTCG ACAAGTTCAACACGGCGGTGGACATCAAGCTCCGCGAGTGGGCCGAGTCGGAGCTCCCGCTGGCGTCCATCCGCGCGGGGCGGGAGGCGCTGCGCGAGGAGTTCTCCGAGCTCATGCGGCGCGGACACGACTCCGACCCCGTGTACGAGCCCGTCAAGCGGGAGGCCGTGGACGAGGCCCTGCGCAGGCATCAGTGGGAGGACCGCGCGCAGGAT GTCCTGCGAGTCCTGCAACTGAACGCGCTGCAGGACCGCAGCGTGTCGTCCCGCCAGGAGTGGGACGCCGCCGTCACGCTCATGGACGCCGCTATCAAGGAGCGGCTGGACATCACGCATCACGAGCTCAAGGAACTTACTG GTCCTGGCTTCAAAGAGCGCTGGCTGTACTGGCAGACCAGCTCTGAGGAGCAGGCGCGGCGCGGCGAGGTCCGCGCGGAGCTGGAGCGGCTCGGGGTCGCGCGCCCCGCGCTGGCGTACGACGAGGTCGTGGCCGTCAGGGACAACCTGCGCAGGCGGGGGATCGAGGTCGACAACGACTATATACGGGAGACCTGGAAACCTGTGTATCTCAA AAACTTCCTTCAGCGCGCACAAACCCGAGCTCGGGACTGCCGGAAGAGTTTCTACCTGTATAGTCAACAAAATGGAAATGGG
- the LOC113505491 gene encoding dynamin-like 120 kDa protein, mitochondrial isoform X4 yields the protein MSRILHNRIRSSFKKSQWPIVDKRAVAFSIWTGRSVLLHKPIDPSHIHRRKYGMLVARAVRGVLKIRYLLLGGAVGGGMTLNKKYTEWKDGLPDMGWLNELLPDNEQWDRFTTTLIDAKERIGDQLQIDPRLREAGLARAAELRGWLSQRYEDAVAAAAANNAANIVLMNATDEPQKIVNNLQSRPAPSLARGPNEDTTAYEKRVHALQEEVLALQARYQRELQRLEQENRELRQQNMLLRQGRQPSTRKMKRSLIDMYSAVLDELSGWEAGDTDRLPRVVVVGDQSAGKTSVLEMIAQARIFPRGAGEMCTRAPVKVTLSEGPYHVAQFRDSAREFDLNKESDLADLRKEVELRMRNSVRGGRTVSTDVISMSVKGPGLHRMVLVDLPGVISTQTVDMAADTRDAIKQMTKNYMDNPNAIILCIQDGSVDAERSNVTDLVSSCDPGGKRTIFVLTKVDLAEENLANPNRIRRILEGKLFPMKALGYYAVVTGRSRKDDSIQSIREYEERFFRSSKLFKDGLVTPSQVTTRNLSLAVADCFWRMVRASVEQQADAFKAMRFNLETEWKNTFPRQRELDRDELFERARAELLDQSAELSAVAAPAWELRLQAALWAAAAERVFASIYLPAAANAQQDVDKFNTAVDIKLREWAESELPLASIRAGREALREEFSELMRRGHDSDPVYEPVKREAVDEALRRHQWEDRAQDVLRVLQLNALQDRSVSSRQEWDAAVTLMDAAIKERLDITHHELKELTGPGFKERWLYWQTSSEEQARRGEVRAELERLGVARPALAYDEVVAVRDNLRRRGIEVDNDYIRETWKPVYLKNFLQRAQTRARDCRKSFYLYSQQNGNGKECCEVVMFWRVQQTLRTTANALRQQIGNREAARLDRELREVLDEMAADPELKKKLLSGRRVELAEELKRVRQVQERLEEFIEALNKEK from the exons ATGTCGAGAATACTGCACAATCGCATAAG ATCatcatttaaaaagtcacaatgGCCAATTGTAGACAAAAGGGCAGTTGCATTTTCCATTTGGACAGGCCGCAGTGTGCTGCTCCACAAACCTATAGACCCCAGTCATATACATCGGAGAAAGTATGGTATGCTGGTGGCCAGGGCTGTGCGAGGGGTGCTGAAGATCAGGTACCTCCTGCTTGGTGGAGCCGTGGGAGGCGGCATGACATTAAATAAG AAATACACAGAATGGAAGGATGGCTTACCGGACATGGGCTGGTTGAATGAACTGCTGCCTGACAATGAACAGTGGGACCGATTCACTACCACACTCATTGACGCCAAGGAGAGGATTGGAGACCAGCTGCAAATCG ATCCGCGGCTGCGCGAGGCGGGGCTGGCGCGCGCGGCCGAGCTGCGCGGCTGGCTGAGCCAGCGCTACGAGGACGCtgtggccgccgccgccgctaaTAACGCCGCCAATATCG TTCTGATGAATGCCACAGACGAGCCTCAGAAGATAGTGAACAACCTCCAGAGCCGGCCAGCGCCATCTCTCGCCAGGGGACCGAACGAGGATACTACTGCTTATG AAAAGCGTGTCCACGCATTACAAGAGGAAGTTCTAGCGCTTCAGGCTCGCTACCAGCGCGAGCTGCAGCGCCTGGAGCAGGAGAACAGAGAGCTGCGACAGCAGAACATGCTGCTGCGGCAGGGCCGGCAGCCTTCCACCAGGAAAATGAAG CGCTCCCTGATCGACATGTACTCGGCGGTGCTGGACGAGCTGTCGGGCTGGGAGGCGGGCGACACGGACCGCCTGCCGCGCGTCGTGGTGGTGGGCGACCAGTCCGCCGGCAAGACCTCCGTGCTCGAGATGATCGCGCAGGCGCGCATCTTCCCGCGCGGCGCCGGCGAGATGTGCAccag GGCTCCTGTGAAGGTGACCCTATCCGAGGGTCCGTACCATGTGGCCCAGTTCAGGGACTCCGCGCGGGAGTTTGATCTCAATAAGGAATCCGATTTGGCTGATCTCAGGAA GGAGGTGGAGTTGCGCATGCGCAACAGTGTGCGCGGCGGTCGTACAGTGTCCACTGACGTCATCAGCATGTCTGTGAAGGGCCCCGGCCTGCATCGTATGGTGCTAGTCGACCTGCCCGGAGTTATATCG ACTCAAACAGTGGACATGGCGGCGGACACTCGCGACGCTATCAAGCAAATGACTAAGAATTACATGGACAACCCCAACGCCATCATACTCTGTATACAG GATGGCTCAGTGGACGCGGAGCGTAGCAACGTGACGGACCTGGTGTCGTCGTGTGACCCGGGCGGCAAGCGGACCATCTTCGTGCTCACCAAGGTCGACCTGGCTGAGGAGAACCTCGCCAACCCCAACAGA ATCCGGCGCATCCTGGAAGGCAAGTTGTTCCCTATGAAGGCGCTGGGCTACTACGCGGTGGTGACGGGCCGCTCGCGCAAGGACGACTCCATACAGAGCATCCGCGAGTACGAGGAGAGGTTTTTCAGGTCTTCCAAACTCTTCAA GGACGGGCTAGTGACGCCGTCGCAGGTGACGACCCGCAACCTGTCCCTGGCGGTGGCGGACTGCTTCTGGCGCATGGTGCGGGCCTCCGTGGAGCAGCAGGCAGACGCCTTCAAGGCCATGAGGTTCAACCTCGAGACCGAGTGGAAGAATACCTTCCCCAG ACAGCGCGAGCTGGACCGCGACGAGCTGTTCGAGCGCGCGCGCGCGGAGCTGCTGGACCAGTCGGCCGAGCTGTCGGCCGTGGCGGCGCCCGCCTGGGAGCTGCGCCTGCAGGCCGCGCTGtgggccgccgccgccgagcgCGTGTTCGCCAGCATCTACCTGCCCGCCGCCGCCAACGCGCAGCAGGACGTCG ACAAGTTCAACACGGCGGTGGACATCAAGCTCCGCGAGTGGGCCGAGTCGGAGCTCCCGCTGGCGTCCATCCGCGCGGGGCGGGAGGCGCTGCGCGAGGAGTTCTCCGAGCTCATGCGGCGCGGACACGACTCCGACCCCGTGTACGAGCCCGTCAAGCGGGAGGCCGTGGACGAGGCCCTGCGCAGGCATCAGTGGGAGGACCGCGCGCAGGAT GTCCTGCGAGTCCTGCAACTGAACGCGCTGCAGGACCGCAGCGTGTCGTCCCGCCAGGAGTGGGACGCCGCCGTCACGCTCATGGACGCCGCTATCAAGGAGCGGCTGGACATCACGCATCACGAGCTCAAGGAACTTACTG GTCCTGGCTTCAAAGAGCGCTGGCTGTACTGGCAGACCAGCTCTGAGGAGCAGGCGCGGCGCGGCGAGGTCCGCGCGGAGCTGGAGCGGCTCGGGGTCGCGCGCCCCGCGCTGGCGTACGACGAGGTCGTGGCCGTCAGGGACAACCTGCGCAGGCGGGGGATCGAGGTCGACAACGACTATATACGGGAGACCTGGAAACCTGTGTATCTCAA AAACTTCCTTCAGCGCGCACAAACCCGAGCTCGGGACTGCCGGAAGAGTTTCTACCTGTATAGTCAACAAAATGGAAATGGG